Proteins co-encoded in one Streptomyces roseochromogenus subsp. oscitans DS 12.976 genomic window:
- a CDS encoding YcnI family protein yields the protein MQASRIASRVAAATAVAGTAVLALSVPAFAHVTVQPEGTAAKGGYAVVDFKVPNERDKSTTTKVEVAFPDDHPLASVMPEPVPGWNVQVTKAKLSKPLTMHGEKIDEAVTKVTWTAADGKGIQPGYFQKFPLSVGALPENTDQLVFKALQTYSDNEVVRWIEVPQAGQNEPENPAPVLQLSTATDGHHGTADAKGTADKTENAAAATDSGSHDTDTTARVLGVVGIVVGVAGVAYGVLAGRRRTA from the coding sequence ATGCAGGCTTCTCGTATCGCCTCGCGCGTCGCCGCCGCCACCGCTGTCGCGGGCACGGCCGTCCTCGCGCTGTCCGTCCCCGCCTTCGCACACGTCACCGTGCAGCCGGAGGGCACCGCGGCCAAGGGCGGCTACGCGGTCGTCGACTTCAAGGTCCCCAACGAGCGCGACAAGTCCACCACCACCAAGGTCGAGGTCGCCTTCCCGGACGACCACCCGCTCGCCTCGGTCATGCCCGAGCCCGTGCCCGGCTGGAACGTGCAGGTCACCAAGGCCAAGCTGAGCAAGCCGCTGACCATGCACGGCGAGAAGATCGACGAGGCCGTCACCAAGGTCACCTGGACCGCCGCCGACGGCAAGGGCATCCAGCCGGGCTACTTCCAGAAGTTCCCGCTCTCCGTCGGCGCCCTGCCCGAGAACACCGATCAGCTCGTGTTCAAGGCGCTGCAGACCTACTCCGACAACGAGGTCGTGCGCTGGATCGAGGTACCGCAGGCCGGCCAGAACGAGCCTGAGAACCCGGCGCCGGTCCTGCAGCTGTCCACCGCGACCGACGGCCACCACGGCACGGCGGACGCCAAGGGCACCGCCGACAAGACCGAGAACGCGGCCGCCGCCACGGACTCCGGCTCCCATGACACCGACACCACCGCGCGCGTGCTCGGCGTGGTCGGCATCGTCGTCGGCGTCGCGGGCGTCGCCTACGGCGTCCTCGCCGGCCGTCGCCGGACCGCCTGA
- a CDS encoding SCO family protein, which produces MRKKTFAAAALLAAATLTLSACGSRNDDKSPVSVVSEESGSGKAATVLDQPFEKPDLVLTDTHGKKYDLRKETKGHPTLVYFGYTHCPDICPTTMSNIAVAKKALPQAEQNDLRVVFVTTDPGRDTPVQLGKWLKGIDPQFIGLTGDFATIQAGARSVGISVEPTTKDKNGKLVSVHGTQVIAFSPKTNAGYVLYGEDASVDDYTKDLPKLVEGANP; this is translated from the coding sequence ATGCGCAAGAAGACGTTCGCCGCGGCCGCGCTGCTCGCCGCCGCCACCCTGACCCTGTCCGCCTGCGGCAGCAGGAACGACGACAAGTCGCCGGTCTCCGTGGTCTCGGAGGAGTCCGGCTCGGGCAAGGCCGCCACCGTCCTCGACCAGCCCTTCGAGAAGCCGGACCTCGTCCTCACCGACACGCACGGCAAGAAGTACGACCTCCGCAAGGAGACCAAGGGCCATCCGACCCTCGTCTACTTCGGCTACACCCACTGCCCCGACATCTGCCCGACGACGATGAGCAACATCGCCGTCGCCAAGAAGGCGCTGCCCCAGGCCGAGCAGAACGACCTGCGCGTCGTGTTCGTCACCACCGACCCCGGCCGTGACACCCCGGTCCAGCTGGGCAAGTGGCTCAAGGGCATCGACCCCCAGTTCATCGGCCTGACCGGCGACTTCGCCACCATCCAGGCCGGCGCCCGCTCGGTCGGCATCTCCGTGGAGCCGACGACGAAGGACAAGAACGGCAAGCTGGTCTCCGTCCACGGCACCCAGGTCATCGCCTTCTCCCCGAAGACGAACGCCGGTTACGTCCTCTACGGCGAGGACGCCTCGGTCGACGACTACACCAAGGACCTGCCCAAGCTCGTCGAGGGGGCGAACCCGTGA
- a CDS encoding copper resistance CopC/CopD family protein: MTRTITPTRGRSSLRILVVLLLAVTGALLAGAGPASAHAALTGSDPAQGVVVKQAPSQVSLTFSEKVAMNDDSLRVLDPRGKPVQSGKPGNVSGTTYAVRLKSGLGKGTYTVTYQVVSADSHPVSGAYTFSIGAPSQTVVSGTGPVAGGGVVGGLYALGRYASYAGFIVLAGGAAFVLACWQRGAGVRALQRLVVGGWLTLTAATLWLLLLRGSYTTSGKAADVFDLGLLGQVLQTKTGAALVSRLLLLAAAALFIAVLFGAYTKREEGQEKRDLTFGLAIGGVVVAAGLATSWAMAEHASVGLQPGIAMPVDVVHLLAVAAWLGGLTALLVALYRAPAETPVEVTAVARFSRMAFGSVLALVATGTYQSWRQLGSWSAFTDTRYGQLLLVKIGLVALLVGIASVSRRWTGRLADTAAVTPEQSERERVASGAAKRSTGSGTAEQSAKGKTSGDPRRAEQLARQRAAMDAARQKRLRDGDTNRFGLRRTVLAEAGVAVVLLAVTTWLTQTEPGRTELEAKAAGSSSSPATAPSNGALTLDMPFDTGGSDGKGVVSIDLDPARVGGNEMHVYVQRPGGQAFDIPEVKVAFTLEAKKIGPLPVTPDHITTGHWSASGVQIPMAGDWKIAVTVRTSDIDQVTVSKNAQIG, translated from the coding sequence GTGACGCGGACCATCACCCCCACACGAGGGCGGAGCAGCCTGCGCATCCTGGTGGTGCTGCTCCTCGCCGTCACCGGCGCACTGCTGGCGGGCGCCGGACCGGCCTCCGCGCACGCGGCGCTGACCGGCAGCGACCCCGCGCAGGGGGTGGTGGTCAAACAGGCACCCAGCCAGGTGTCGCTCACCTTCTCCGAGAAGGTGGCGATGAACGACGACTCGCTGCGCGTCCTCGACCCGCGGGGCAAGCCGGTGCAGAGCGGCAAACCCGGCAACGTGAGCGGGACGACGTACGCGGTGCGGCTCAAGAGCGGCCTGGGCAAGGGCACTTACACGGTCACCTACCAGGTCGTCTCGGCCGACAGCCACCCCGTCTCCGGCGCCTACACCTTCTCCATCGGGGCACCCTCGCAGACCGTGGTCTCCGGCACCGGGCCGGTCGCGGGCGGCGGAGTCGTCGGGGGGCTCTACGCGCTCGGGCGGTACGCGTCGTACGCCGGCTTCATCGTTCTCGCGGGCGGCGCCGCCTTCGTACTCGCCTGCTGGCAGCGCGGCGCCGGTGTACGGGCCCTGCAGCGGCTGGTCGTCGGCGGCTGGCTCACACTCACCGCGGCCACCCTGTGGCTGCTGCTCCTGCGCGGCTCGTACACCACCTCAGGGAAGGCCGCCGACGTCTTCGACCTCGGGCTGCTCGGCCAGGTGCTGCAGACCAAGACCGGCGCGGCCCTGGTCTCCCGCCTGCTGCTGCTCGCCGCCGCCGCGCTGTTCATCGCCGTCCTCTTCGGCGCCTACACCAAGCGGGAGGAGGGCCAGGAGAAGCGCGACCTGACCTTCGGGCTCGCGATCGGCGGGGTGGTCGTCGCGGCCGGGCTCGCCACCAGCTGGGCCATGGCCGAGCACGCCTCGGTCGGACTGCAGCCGGGCATCGCCATGCCCGTCGACGTCGTCCATCTGCTCGCCGTCGCCGCCTGGCTGGGCGGGCTCACCGCCCTGCTCGTCGCCCTGTACCGGGCGCCCGCCGAGACACCGGTGGAGGTCACCGCCGTCGCCCGCTTCTCCCGCATGGCCTTCGGCTCCGTCCTCGCACTCGTCGCGACCGGCACCTACCAGTCCTGGCGCCAGCTGGGCTCCTGGTCGGCGTTCACCGACACCCGGTACGGACAGCTGCTGCTGGTCAAGATCGGGCTGGTGGCGCTGCTGGTCGGCATCGCCTCGGTCTCCCGGCGATGGACGGGCCGGCTCGCCGACACGGCCGCCGTCACGCCCGAGCAATCCGAGAGGGAACGGGTCGCCTCCGGCGCGGCCAAACGCTCCACCGGCTCCGGCACGGCCGAGCAGTCCGCCAAGGGCAAGACCAGCGGGGACCCCCGGCGCGCCGAGCAACTCGCCCGGCAGCGGGCCGCCATGGACGCCGCCCGGCAGAAGCGGCTGCGCGACGGTGACACGAACCGCTTCGGACTGCGCCGCACGGTTCTCGCCGAGGCAGGCGTCGCGGTCGTGCTGCTCGCCGTCACCACCTGGCTGACCCAGACCGAGCCGGGCCGCACCGAGCTGGAGGCCAAGGCCGCCGGCTCGTCGTCGAGCCCGGCCACGGCGCCCTCGAACGGCGCGCTGACCCTGGACATGCCCTTCGACACCGGCGGCAGCGACGGCAAGGGCGTCGTCAGCATCGACCTCGACCCCGCGCGCGTGGGCGGCAACGAGATGCACGTATACGTCCAGCGGCCAGGCGGCCAGGCCTTCGACATCCCCGAGGTGAAGGTCGCCTTCACCCTCGAGGCGAAGAAGATCGGCCCGCTTCCCGTGACCCCCGACCACATCACGACCGGTCACTGGTCGGCGAGCGGAGTGCAGATCCCCATGGCCGGCGACTGGAAGATCGCCGTCACCGTACGGACCTCCGACATCGACCAGGTGACCGTCTCCAAGAACGCGCAGATCGGCTGA
- the efeB gene encoding iron uptake transporter deferrochelatase/peroxidase subunit, which produces MPDQSIPQARTSAEVSQDPDSTGGHGVSRRALLGTAGATGLVLGAAGGAVGYAAAPAPATPLTSVGSGRAMFHGKHQPGITEGLQARGHLAAFDLTAGAGRKEAAALLRRWSATAERLMSGEAAPHDDTDVARDAGPSSLTITFGFGHGFFGRTGLEKQRPSALDPLPDFSSDHLDKARSDGDLWVQIGANDALVAFHALRAIQRDAGGAARLRWQMNGFNRTPGATAHPMTARNLMGQLDGTRNPKPTDSDFDRRIFVPASGEPAWMANGSYAVVRRIRMLLDDWEKLSVSAQEAVIGRRKSNGAPLSGGGETTPMDLEKTDTKGEYVVPLNAHARITRPDKNGGAAMLRRPFSYHDGFDADGTPDAGLLFVCWQADPLRGFVPVQRKLDRGDALSQFIRHEASGLFAVPGGAAKGEYVGQRLLEG; this is translated from the coding sequence ATGCCCGACCAGTCCATCCCCCAGGCCCGCACATCCGCCGAGGTGTCACAGGACCCCGATTCCACCGGCGGCCACGGCGTCTCCCGGCGCGCGCTGCTCGGCACCGCCGGGGCCACCGGGCTCGTGCTCGGCGCGGCCGGCGGGGCCGTGGGCTATGCCGCAGCGCCCGCCCCGGCCACCCCGCTGACCTCGGTCGGCTCCGGCCGGGCGATGTTTCACGGGAAACATCAGCCCGGCATCACCGAGGGCCTCCAGGCGCGTGGCCATCTCGCCGCCTTCGACCTGACGGCGGGCGCGGGCCGCAAGGAGGCCGCGGCATTGCTGCGCCGCTGGTCGGCGACGGCCGAGCGGCTGATGTCGGGCGAGGCCGCGCCGCACGACGACACCGATGTGGCCCGTGACGCCGGGCCCTCCTCGCTGACGATCACCTTTGGCTTCGGGCACGGCTTCTTCGGCAGAACCGGTCTGGAGAAGCAGCGGCCGAGCGCGCTGGACCCGCTGCCGGACTTCTCCTCCGACCACCTGGACAAGGCGCGCAGCGACGGCGACCTGTGGGTGCAGATCGGTGCGAACGACGCCCTGGTCGCCTTCCACGCCCTGCGCGCGATCCAGAGAGACGCGGGCGGCGCGGCCCGGCTGCGCTGGCAGATGAACGGCTTCAACCGCACCCCTGGCGCCACCGCCCACCCCATGACCGCCCGCAACCTCATGGGCCAGCTGGACGGCACCCGCAATCCGAAGCCCACCGACTCCGACTTCGACCGGCGGATCTTCGTGCCCGCCTCGGGCGAGCCGGCTTGGATGGCGAACGGCTCCTACGCCGTCGTACGCCGTATCCGGATGCTCCTGGACGACTGGGAAAAGCTGTCGGTGTCGGCCCAGGAGGCGGTCATCGGACGCCGGAAGTCCAACGGGGCGCCGCTGTCCGGGGGCGGCGAGACGACCCCGATGGACCTGGAGAAGACTGACACCAAGGGCGAGTACGTCGTCCCGCTCAACGCGCACGCCCGGATCACCCGGCCCGACAAGAACGGCGGCGCGGCCATGCTGCGGCGCCCCTTCTCCTACCACGACGGCTTCGACGCGGACGGCACGCCCGACGCCGGCCTGCTCTTCGTCTGCTGGCAGGCGGACCCGCTGCGCGGCTTCGTACCGGTACAGCGCAAGCTCGACCGGGGCGACGCGCTCTCGCAGTTCATCCGGCACGAGGCGAGCGGCCTGTTCGCGGTGCCGGGCGGGGCGGCGAAGGGTGAGTACGTGGGGCAGCGGCTGCTGGAGGGGTAG
- a CDS encoding HAD family hydrolase produces MTGFPYRLIATDLDGTLLRSDESVSQRTRDALAAATAAGAAHIVVTGRAVPWTQHILDDLGYDGLAVCGQGAQVYDAGTHRLLTSVTLDRQLAGVALAKIEAEVGPLYLAASRDGLDGDVLIGPGYAVTGSLPATPFTDVSDLWTAPLNKIYIQHPTLSDDDLADAARRAAGGFVNVAMAGEGIVELLPLGLSKATGLSLAARRLGLKAADTIAFGDMPNDIPMFAWASRGVAMANAHDELREVSDEVTASNEEDGIAVVLERLLA; encoded by the coding sequence GTGACCGGCTTCCCCTACCGGCTGATCGCCACCGATCTTGACGGAACGCTTCTGCGCTCCGATGAGTCGGTCTCGCAGCGCACCCGTGACGCGCTCGCCGCGGCCACCGCGGCGGGTGCGGCCCACATCGTCGTCACCGGCCGCGCGGTCCCGTGGACCCAGCACATCCTGGACGACCTCGGCTACGACGGCCTCGCCGTCTGCGGCCAGGGCGCACAGGTCTACGACGCGGGGACGCACCGCCTGCTGACCTCGGTCACCCTGGACCGGCAGCTGGCGGGCGTGGCCCTGGCCAAGATCGAGGCCGAGGTGGGCCCGCTGTACCTGGCGGCCAGCCGCGACGGCCTCGACGGCGACGTCTTGATAGGCCCGGGCTACGCGGTCACCGGTTCCCTCCCCGCCACCCCGTTCACGGACGTCTCCGACCTCTGGACGGCTCCGCTGAACAAGATCTACATACAGCATCCGACGCTGTCCGACGACGATCTGGCGGACGCGGCCCGGCGAGCGGCGGGTGGCTTCGTCAACGTGGCCATGGCGGGCGAGGGCATCGTGGAGCTGCTGCCGCTCGGCCTGTCCAAGGCCACGGGGCTGTCTCTGGCGGCCCGCCGCCTGGGCCTGAAGGCGGCCGACACGATCGCCTTCGGCGATATGCCCAACGACATCCCGATGTTCGCCTGGGCGTCCCGGGGCGTGGCGATGGCCAACGCACACGACGAGCTCCGCGAGGTCTCTGACGAGGTCACGGCCTCCAATGAGGAGGACGGCATCGCGGTGGTACTGGAGCGACTGCTGGCATAG
- a CDS encoding ATP-binding protein: protein MSIWWSLHLRREAASVPLARRLLIGTMETAGVDPEISYDLSVALTEACANAVEHGGHTPHGGSSGAYRVTAYLDGEKCRIEVADSGPGFARAQEIRPARPDAEHGRGLCLIQELADHVQIGAKPGRGGTVVSFDKILKWKKDPPLLIA from the coding sequence ATGAGCATCTGGTGGTCACTCCATCTGCGCCGCGAGGCCGCGAGCGTGCCGCTCGCCCGACGGCTGCTGATCGGCACCATGGAGACGGCCGGCGTCGACCCCGAGATCTCCTACGACCTGTCCGTCGCCCTCACCGAAGCCTGCGCGAACGCTGTCGAGCATGGCGGGCACACCCCGCACGGCGGCTCCTCGGGGGCGTACCGGGTGACCGCGTATCTCGACGGCGAGAAGTGCCGTATCGAAGTGGCCGATTCCGGACCGGGGTTCGCGCGTGCCCAGGAGATCCGCCCCGCCCGCCCGGACGCCGAGCATGGCCGGGGGCTCTGTCTCATCCAGGAACTCGCCGATCACGTCCAGATCGGCGCCAAGCCCGGCCGGGGCGGCACGGTGGTCAGCTTCGACAAGATCCTCAAGTGGAAGAAGGATCCTCCACTGCTCATCGCTTGA
- the serS gene encoding serine--tRNA ligase: MIDLRLLREDPDRVRASQRARGEDVALVDSLLSADERRRSSGVRFDELRAEQKQLGKLIPKATGDEKAELLGRAEQLKADVKAADAERDAADTETQELLLRLGNLVHPDVPVGGEEDFVTLETHGTIRDFGAEGFEPKDHLELGQTLGAIDVERGAKVSGSRFYFLTGVGALLELALVNAAIAQATAAGFTPMLTPALVRPQSMAGTGFLGQAAQDVYHLDKDDLYLVGTSEVPLAAYHMDEIIDADRLPLRYAGFSPCFRREAGSHGKDTRGIFRVHQFDKVEMFSYVAPEDSQAEHQRLLEWEKQWLTSLELPFRVIDVASGDLGASAARKYDCEAWIPTQGKYRELTSTSDCTEFQSRRLSIRVRDGKQVKPLATLNGTLCAVPRTIVAILENHQQADGSVRVPEVLRPYLGGREVLEPVAK; encoded by the coding sequence GTGATTGACCTTCGCCTGCTCCGTGAGGACCCCGACCGTGTGCGCGCGTCCCAGCGCGCCCGTGGAGAGGACGTCGCGCTCGTCGACTCCCTCCTGTCTGCCGACGAGCGGCGCAGGTCCTCCGGCGTCCGCTTCGACGAGCTGCGCGCCGAGCAGAAGCAGCTCGGCAAGCTGATCCCCAAGGCCACCGGCGACGAGAAGGCCGAGCTGCTGGGGCGCGCCGAGCAGCTGAAGGCCGACGTCAAGGCCGCCGACGCCGAGCGGGACGCGGCCGACACCGAGACCCAGGAGCTGCTGCTCCGGCTCGGCAACCTCGTCCACCCCGACGTGCCCGTCGGCGGCGAGGAGGACTTCGTCACGCTGGAGACGCACGGCACCATCCGTGACTTCGGCGCCGAGGGCTTCGAGCCCAAGGACCACCTGGAGCTGGGCCAGACCCTCGGCGCGATCGACGTCGAGCGCGGCGCCAAGGTCTCCGGCTCCCGCTTCTACTTCCTCACCGGTGTCGGCGCCCTGCTGGAGCTGGCCCTGGTGAACGCGGCGATCGCCCAGGCCACGGCGGCCGGCTTCACGCCCATGCTCACCCCGGCGCTGGTCCGCCCCCAGTCCATGGCGGGCACCGGCTTCCTCGGCCAGGCCGCCCAGGACGTCTACCACCTCGACAAGGACGACCTGTACCTGGTCGGCACGTCCGAGGTGCCGCTGGCGGCCTACCACATGGACGAGATCATCGACGCGGACCGCCTTCCCCTGCGCTACGCGGGCTTCTCGCCCTGCTTCCGCCGCGAGGCCGGCTCGCACGGCAAGGACACCCGGGGCATCTTCCGTGTGCACCAGTTCGACAAGGTCGAGATGTTCTCGTACGTCGCGCCCGAGGACTCCCAGGCCGAGCACCAGCGCCTGCTGGAGTGGGAGAAGCAGTGGCTGACCTCGCTGGAGCTGCCGTTCCGCGTCATCGACGTCGCCAGCGGTGACCTCGGCGCCTCGGCCGCCCGTAAGTACGACTGCGAGGCGTGGATCCCGACCCAGGGCAAGTACCGCGAGCTGACCTCGACCTCGGACTGCACCGAGTTCCAGTCCCGCCGCCTGTCGATCCGCGTCCGCGACGGCAAGCAGGTCAAGCCGCTCGCCACGCTCAACGGCACGCTGTGCGCCGTACCGCGCACGATCGTGGCGATCCTGGAGAACCACCAGCAGGCCGACGGCTCGGTCCGGGTCCCCGAGGTGCTGCGCCCCTACCTGGGCGGCCGGGAGGTCCTGGAGCCGGTCGCCAAGTGA
- the pheA gene encoding prephenate dehydratase, translating into MPASYAYLGPEGTFTEVALRTLPEAATRELVPFVSVQSALDAVRAGEAEAAFVPIENSVEGGITTTLDELVAGEPLTIYREVLLSITFALLVRPGTKLTDIKTVSAHPAAQPQVRNWLRKHLPDAVWESAASNADAARLVQEGRYDAAFAGEFAAARYGLEALETGIHDAENAQTRFVLVGRPARPAAPTGADKTSVVLWQRDDHPGGLRDLLGEFATRGINLMLLQSRPTGAGIGNYCFCIDAEGHISDRRMAEALMGLKRICLQVRFLGSYPRADITPGEARPTPPGTSDGEFMAAADWVTRCQDGRF; encoded by the coding sequence ATGCCAGCGAGCTATGCGTATCTCGGCCCCGAGGGCACCTTCACCGAAGTCGCCCTGCGGACGCTCCCGGAAGCCGCCACCCGGGAACTCGTTCCGTTCGTGTCGGTGCAGTCCGCGCTGGACGCGGTGCGGGCCGGCGAGGCCGAGGCGGCGTTCGTACCGATCGAGAACTCCGTCGAGGGCGGCATCACCACCACCCTGGACGAGCTGGTCGCGGGCGAGCCGCTGACCATCTACCGCGAGGTCCTGCTGTCGATCACCTTCGCGCTGCTGGTCCGGCCCGGCACGAAGCTCACGGACATCAAGACCGTCTCCGCGCACCCGGCGGCCCAGCCGCAGGTGCGCAACTGGCTGCGCAAGCATCTCCCGGACGCGGTCTGGGAGTCGGCCGCCTCCAACGCGGACGCCGCCCGCCTGGTCCAGGAGGGCCGCTACGACGCCGCCTTCGCGGGCGAGTTCGCCGCCGCCCGGTACGGCCTCGAGGCCCTGGAGACCGGGATCCACGACGCGGAGAACGCCCAGACCCGGTTCGTGCTGGTCGGCCGCCCGGCCCGGCCCGCCGCGCCGACCGGTGCCGACAAGACCTCGGTGGTGCTGTGGCAGCGCGACGACCACCCCGGTGGCCTGCGCGACCTGCTCGGCGAATTCGCCACGCGCGGCATCAACCTCATGCTGCTCCAGTCCAGGCCGACCGGAGCCGGCATCGGCAACTACTGCTTCTGCATCGACGCCGAGGGCCATATCTCCGACCGGCGGATGGCCGAGGCGCTGATGGGGCTGAAGCGGATCTGCCTCCAGGTGCGCTTCCTCGGCTCCTACCCGCGCGCGGACATCACACCGGGCGAGGCCCGGCCGACGCCGCCGGGGACGTCGGACGGGGAGTTCATGGCGGCGGCGGACTGGGTGACGCGCTGCCAGGACGGCCGTTTCTAG
- a CDS encoding copper chaperone PCu(A)C: protein MRQPLGRRTVLTAAALAGTLALAGCSDSGSKSRSKSGSGSGSSKAELSVSGSYIPQPVSADMAAGFLTITNKGGAKDELTSVTSDDAGQVTMHSTMGGAMQEQSSFAIPAHGQLVFKSGGNHLMFEKLKRKPKQGQTVTVRLTFATSGPLTVEMPVKSATYNPSTGH, encoded by the coding sequence GTGAGGCAACCCCTGGGCCGCCGAACCGTCCTGACCGCCGCCGCCCTCGCCGGCACGCTGGCCCTCGCGGGCTGCTCGGACTCCGGGTCGAAATCCCGGTCGAAATCCGGCTCCGGTTCCGGTTCCTCGAAGGCCGAGCTGTCGGTGAGCGGGTCGTACATACCGCAGCCGGTCTCCGCCGACATGGCCGCCGGCTTTCTGACGATCACCAACAAGGGCGGCGCCAAGGACGAGCTGACCTCGGTGACCAGCGACGACGCCGGCCAGGTCACCATGCACAGCACCATGGGCGGCGCCATGCAGGAGCAGAGCTCCTTCGCCATACCCGCCCACGGTCAACTCGTGTTCAAAAGCGGTGGCAACCATCTGATGTTCGAGAAGCTGAAGCGCAAGCCGAAGCAGGGCCAGACGGTCACCGTGAGACTCACCTTCGCCACATCCGGGCCCCTCACCGTCGAGATGCCGGTGAAGTCCGCCACGTACAACCCGTCGACCGGCCACTGA